In a single window of the Nicotiana tomentosiformis chromosome 8, ASM39032v3, whole genome shotgun sequence genome:
- the LOC104109045 gene encoding desmethyl-deoxy-podophyllotoxin synthase-like — MEIQTSFFVSIFLVLLPLCFIIIKGYNKYAKSKQKLPPGPRKLPLIGNLHQLLCLGSSEFQPHVALSKLAAKYGPLMHLKLGQRLVLVVSSAEVSRQFFKTHDLTFSNRPELFVGKIMMYGFSDMAFAPYGDFWRQMRKICNSELLGLKRIHSFVPMMFDEVRDLVKSIAAAEVGKPIDLNERLSLLQFAITCKAAVGRTACTDQESFLMVMKEFVSFAGIFSAADLFPSWKIVQLISGLKRKLTKMHQKADHIVEQIIREHELKRGTDGDGDGKQIEEDIVDVLLRLKESKDFPIPITRNVIKATVFELFVAGTSTSATAMLWAFSELVKNPKMMKKAQAEVRQVYKLGTERIDQSHIQKLTYLRMVIKETLRIHPPGPLSFARESREESEIDGYTIPNKTLVLLNLWAVGRDPKHWENPETFDPDRFDGSPIESVPTHFEYTPFGAGRRICPGISFGMASVEVSLALLLYHFDWKLPSGMSPQELDMTEKFSTSLERKTKLCLIASPYVPVNGTTDSY; from the exons ATGGAAATCCAGACATCTTTCTTCGTTTCCATTTTCCTTGTACTGTTACCCTTATGTTTCATAATAATCAAAGGGTACAACAAATATGCTAAGAGTAAGCAGAAATTGCCACCAGGGCCGAGGAAGCTCCCACTGATCGGGAACTTGCACCAACTGCTCTGCCTCGGATCATCTGAGTTCCAACCACATGTTGCTCTGAGTAAATTAGCAGCTAAGTACGGACCTTTGATGCACCTAAAGCTCGGTCAACGTTTGGTTCTTGTAGTTTCATCTGCTGAAGTTTCCAGACAATTTTTCAAAACACATGATCTCACTTTCTCTAACCGGCCAGAGCTTTTCGTTGGGAAGATAATGATGTACGGTTTTTCTGATATGGCATTCGCTCCATACGGTGACTTCTGGAGACAGATGCGCAAAATTTGTAACTCGGAACTCCTTGGTCTGAAGAGGATCCACTCGTTTGTTCCTATGATGTTTGACGAGGTGCGTGATCTGGTTAAGTCAATTGCAGCTGCAGAAGTAGGGAAACCCATTGACTTGAATGAAAGACTGAGTTTGTTGCAATTTGCTATCACTTGTAAAGCTGCTGTTGGTAGGACAGCATGTACAGATCAGGAGTCATTTTTAATGGTAATGAAAGAATTCGTAAGCTTCGCGGGAATATTCAGTGCAGCTGATCTTTTTCCTTCCTGGAAAATAGTTCAATTAATTAGTGGCCTAAAGCGAAAATTAACGAAAATGCATCAGAAGGCTGATCATATTGTTGAACAAATTATACGTGAACATGAATTGAAGAGAGGAACTGATGGTGATGGTGATGGCAAGCAAATAGAGGAAGATATTGTGGATGTACTTCTGAGACTTAAGGAAAGCAAAGATTTTCCGATTCCTATTACTAGGAATGTTATCAAAGCTACAGTCTTT GAGTTGTTTGTAGCTGGAACTTCAACCTCAGCAACAGCCATGTTGTGGGCTTTTTCAGAATTGGTAAAGAATCCGAAAATGATGAAGAAAGCACAAGCTGAAGTGAGACAAGTCTACAAGTTGGGAACAGAAAGGATCGATCAAAGTCACATTCAAAAGCTAACGTACTTGAGAATGGTAATCAAGGAAACTCTAAGAATTCATCCCCCAGGTCCTCTTTCATTCGCTAGAGAATCCAGGGAGGAGAGTGAGATCGACGGATATACAATACCAAATAAAACCTTAGTGCTACTAAATCTATGGGCAGTTGGAAGAGATCCAAAACACTGGGAAAATCCGGAAACATTTGATCCGGATAGGTTTGATGGTAGTCCAATTGAAAGCGTACCAACTCATTTTGAGTACACGCCATTTGGTGCAGGAAGAAGAATATGCCCAGGAATATCCTTTGGAATGGCGAGTGTGGAAGTTTCTCTAGCATTATTGCTCTATCATTTTGACTGGAAACTTCCCAGTGGGATGAGTCCTCAAGAATTAGACATGACTGAGAAATTTAGTACGAGTCTTGAAAGAAAAACTAAGTTGTGCTTGATTGCCTCCCCTTACGTTCCTGTAAATGGGACGACGGATTCGTATTAG